The following coding sequences lie in one Candidatus Nitrospira allomarina genomic window:
- a CDS encoding cytochrome c gives MANQSFAKSVMKKTAVGVIIGLLLVVGAKYTHFPPVFQIMFFLYAILGALVFILLDAPAMKRLEGVKAVGALVVFYLLLSGLYIAGASILPQFDPEDEKGKIEKVLKLRRAQTEQGKADELIARAKELDERAKAISKQLSSLGADAKVEVAVATSGGGGGAASGDLVAIGKEQWELQECYNCHKLYGQGGKKRGPEMDNIGNLMTVEQLKEKIIDPKSWKAEGFDKDYDKGKMPDKYKDLMFPQEIDALVAFLASLKDESVKTPKPIKMN, from the coding sequence ATGGCTAACCAGAGTTTTGCCAAGAGTGTCATGAAGAAGACCGCCGTGGGGGTCATTATTGGGCTGTTGTTGGTGGTGGGCGCTAAATACACCCATTTCCCACCAGTCTTTCAGATCATGTTTTTTCTTTACGCGATACTAGGGGCTTTGGTGTTCATTCTTTTAGATGCTCCAGCGATGAAACGGTTGGAAGGTGTGAAGGCGGTGGGGGCGTTGGTGGTATTTTACCTCCTGCTTTCTGGTCTCTATATCGCCGGAGCGTCGATTCTGCCACAGTTTGACCCGGAGGATGAGAAGGGAAAAATTGAAAAAGTTTTGAAACTTCGCCGGGCCCAAACAGAGCAAGGGAAGGCCGATGAATTAATTGCCAGGGCAAAGGAATTGGATGAACGGGCTAAAGCTATTTCGAAGCAACTGAGTTCTTTAGGTGCTGATGCTAAAGTTGAGGTGGCGGTTGCAACCAGTGGAGGCGGGGGTGGAGCAGCCTCCGGCGATCTCGTGGCCATTGGGAAAGAACAATGGGAACTACAAGAATGTTATAACTGCCATAAGCTGTATGGACAAGGTGGGAAAAAACGTGGGCCTGAGATGGATAATATCGGTAATCTTATGACCGTTGAACAGTTGAAAGAAAAGATTATTGATCCAAAGAGTTGGAAAGCAGAAGGGTTCGATAAGGATTACGATAAAGGGAAAATGCCTGATAAGTATAAAGATCTCATGTTCCCACAAGAAATTGATGCGCTTGTTGCCTTTCTTGCCTCGTTAAAAGACGAGTCAGTTAAAACTCCGAAGCCAATAAAAATGAATTAA
- a CDS encoding QcrA and Rieske domain-containing protein, producing the protein MQPKLTAKALCANKEVGKISKVIVDPLSHEISHIIVQELNGHGAQRQIPIDQIQEVVSEEEIVLRCSPEEFGQFPVLERDQYVTIKEVEIAHLEDHLHVEPGEILVPLPRLEQGVPRRTFFTNMTHAIGTLIALPLVFPVLKYLMKPMFKPYDNAWFSVGNVKKVNKENIGFQFKFTRGFKEAFMPEQQIEKNIWVVKATPAVQQAVYEGNDKKFYDDKGDVIWVNKSNSPYIGYSGKCPHLGCGYKWRKTKNFPDGVFLCPCHLSIYDEAGKVIDGPAPRPLDVLPLKVDAGGEVKIIDVEYKAGVNNQIRLL; encoded by the coding sequence ATGCAACCAAAATTGACAGCAAAAGCATTGTGTGCGAACAAGGAAGTCGGGAAGATTTCTAAGGTTATTGTTGATCCACTTTCCCACGAAATCAGCCATATCATCGTTCAAGAATTGAATGGCCACGGTGCGCAACGCCAGATTCCTATTGACCAAATTCAGGAAGTAGTGAGCGAGGAGGAAATTGTCCTTCGGTGTTCACCCGAAGAATTCGGTCAATTTCCCGTACTGGAGCGAGATCAGTATGTGACGATTAAGGAAGTTGAAATTGCCCATTTGGAGGATCATTTGCATGTTGAACCTGGGGAGATTTTGGTCCCTCTTCCACGATTGGAGCAAGGGGTACCCAGGCGCACATTTTTTACCAATATGACACATGCGATTGGGACCTTAATTGCCCTGCCCTTAGTGTTTCCTGTGTTGAAGTATCTCATGAAACCCATGTTCAAACCCTACGATAATGCCTGGTTTTCCGTGGGCAACGTAAAGAAGGTGAATAAAGAGAATATTGGCTTCCAATTTAAATTTACCCGTGGATTTAAAGAAGCCTTTATGCCAGAGCAACAGATTGAGAAAAATATTTGGGTGGTCAAGGCGACTCCGGCCGTACAACAAGCCGTATACGAGGGAAATGATAAGAAGTTTTATGATGATAAGGGGGATGTCATTTGGGTTAACAAGTCAAATTCTCCCTATATCGGCTACTCTGGGAAATGTCCCCATTTGGGTTGTGGGTATAAATGGAGGAAAACAAAAAACTTTCCAGATGGGGTGTTTTTGTGCCCTTGTCATCTGAGTATTTATGACGAAGCTGGAAAAGTTATCGACGGGCCGGCACCGAGACCGCTTGATGTACTTCCTCTGAAAGTTGATGCCGGTGGAGAAGTGAAGATCATTGATGTTGAGTATAAAGCCGGGGTTAATAACCAAATTCGGCTTCTGTAA
- a CDS encoding cytochrome b: MKEDSQVASQQNAFEKVVEFVDERVGLKNIQAKMLNEPIPGGSRWAYAFGSVLLFIFVLQVVTGILLMFYYVPSTDHAYASTQYIIHEVDYGWFLLSYHFWGSSAMVVMVFAHMSQVFLWGAYKKPRELVWLVGLALFGIVMGFGFTGYLLPWDQRAYWATVVGVEIMDKTPIVGDFLARFLKGGPTPGQMTLSRFFVIHVMVLPAALAGLAGLHIFLFRKAGPAGPFRGTPEEIKAKTDYFFPRQIWKDIVAMATVFLIICSLAFIEPVVLLEQATPDPGDYHPEPEWYFLFLFQLLRLKIFGGEFGQFLGAMAIPGAFMAFLAALPFLDTSSERNIFKRPMALIGWTVIMVFILVFTVSAIINRHFLD, from the coding sequence ATGAAGGAAGACAGTCAAGTCGCAAGTCAACAAAACGCTTTCGAAAAGGTTGTTGAATTTGTTGATGAGCGTGTAGGTCTGAAGAATATACAGGCCAAAATGCTGAATGAGCCAATTCCTGGTGGTTCTCGCTGGGCCTATGCTTTTGGCTCCGTATTGCTATTTATCTTTGTTCTTCAAGTTGTCACGGGGATACTGCTGATGTTCTATTATGTCCCCAGTACCGATCACGCTTACGCAAGTACACAATATATTATACACGAAGTGGACTATGGGTGGTTTCTTCTGAGCTACCATTTTTGGGGATCATCTGCCATGGTAGTGATGGTCTTCGCGCATATGTCCCAAGTATTTTTATGGGGTGCCTATAAAAAACCCAGAGAACTGGTCTGGTTAGTCGGCTTGGCTTTATTTGGCATTGTGATGGGTTTTGGTTTTACAGGTTATCTCCTCCCATGGGATCAACGCGCATACTGGGCAACGGTGGTTGGCGTAGAAATCATGGATAAAACTCCAATTGTAGGGGATTTTTTGGCTCGTTTTCTTAAGGGGGGTCCCACTCCAGGGCAAATGACCTTAAGCCGGTTTTTTGTTATTCATGTCATGGTCTTGCCGGCTGCCTTAGCGGGGCTGGCTGGCCTTCATATTTTTCTTTTTAGAAAGGCTGGGCCCGCAGGTCCGTTTAGAGGCACACCAGAGGAAATTAAGGCCAAAACGGATTACTTTTTCCCGCGTCAAATCTGGAAAGATATTGTGGCCATGGCCACAGTTTTTTTAATCATTTGCTCCCTTGCTTTCATTGAGCCAGTCGTGTTGCTGGAACAAGCGACTCCGGATCCCGGCGATTATCATCCTGAGCCAGAGTGGTATTTCTTGTTCTTGTTTCAGTTGCTTCGATTGAAAATTTTTGGCGGGGAGTTTGGCCAATTTCTTGGAGCTATGGCCATACCAGGGGCATTTATGGCGTTTTTAGCGGCCCTGCCTTTTTTGGACACAAGTTCGGAGCGAAATATCTTTAAGCGGCCAATGGCTCTTATTGGTTGGACGGTGATTATGGTTTTTATTCTGGTGTTTACCGTGTCAGCCATTATAAACCGCCACTTTTTAGACTAA
- a CDS encoding cytochrome ubiquinol oxidase subunit I — protein MNDRRGARMTSAGQLRHATVVQGMNRMPGLLKFGSFLALLFLPALAMAAGGAEIQAMSVEYRDVPGIGSRNLVWVVAQQHLLLAGFVLGVPIFAWICELVGWKTKEQRYDKLAKEFTKLLTSAYATTALFGGILLFLLIGLYPKLMAYLTDMFFPSFLVYCLLFLLETATLYMYWYGWDYMQGNKKTFHLFLGFLLNLFALGIMIVPNSWATFQASPVVVGDGDAWARAWMAMQNPTWWPVNIHRLIANVVLGGFIVGAYAGVRYLLAVSREEREHYDWMGYVGNFIGVFGMLPLPFAGYWLMREVYQYNQQMGITLMGGFLAWLFILQAMLIGVLFLGANYYFWLGITHRIPGSENQYKKPVMGMLIVLLLCLGVWMTPHSLVASLAEAQKMGGTHHPLLGVFGVMSAKMTVSNIMILVTFMSFIMYWRAGKQETAGWAKAAKAIMGGLLVIAGIAVVVLGVWGYFVPAIIRINYFSVAQVLIVLFIMVTFTPLTALLMKSAKTTTEMVWGKMPIRAGYSLVLNAVMVILLMSLMGYARSSSRVHWHIYGVMRDTSDYAYSPALGYAAAFMSLNTFVFCLIVAFIFWVATLGDKAKSQPPKGSAMEIPGHTAPAMAGGAPSSGEKLE, from the coding sequence ATGAACGATCGAAGGGGGGCCAGAATGACATCGGCCGGCCAATTACGACATGCAACCGTTGTGCAAGGAATGAATAGAATGCCTGGATTGCTTAAATTTGGAAGTTTTTTGGCCCTTCTCTTTCTCCCGGCTTTGGCCATGGCGGCTGGAGGTGCGGAAATTCAGGCCATGTCGGTTGAATATCGGGATGTACCTGGAATCGGTAGCCGTAACCTGGTATGGGTGGTCGCCCAGCAACACCTGCTGCTGGCTGGGTTCGTTTTAGGTGTTCCGATTTTTGCCTGGATATGCGAGTTGGTGGGATGGAAAACCAAAGAACAACGGTATGACAAGCTCGCCAAAGAGTTTACAAAGCTCCTAACTTCAGCATATGCCACCACCGCCCTCTTCGGCGGAATCCTTCTGTTCCTTCTGATCGGACTCTATCCAAAGTTGATGGCCTACCTGACTGATATGTTTTTCCCTTCCTTCCTTGTCTATTGTCTACTCTTCTTATTGGAAACGGCTACCCTGTATATGTATTGGTATGGGTGGGATTATATGCAGGGAAATAAAAAGACTTTCCATCTTTTTTTAGGTTTTCTTTTAAATCTTTTTGCCCTCGGAATCATGATCGTCCCTAACTCATGGGCAACCTTTCAGGCTAGTCCTGTGGTGGTAGGGGATGGAGATGCTTGGGCTAGGGCCTGGATGGCTATGCAAAACCCAACCTGGTGGCCTGTCAATATCCATAGATTGATCGCCAACGTGGTGTTGGGTGGATTTATAGTCGGAGCGTATGCGGGTGTCCGCTATTTACTCGCGGTATCACGTGAAGAGCGGGAGCACTACGATTGGATGGGGTATGTCGGGAATTTTATTGGTGTGTTTGGTATGTTACCTCTCCCATTTGCCGGCTATTGGCTTATGCGGGAGGTCTACCAATACAACCAACAAATGGGGATTACCCTTATGGGTGGTTTCTTGGCATGGCTGTTTATCCTTCAGGCTATGCTCATTGGAGTGCTTTTCCTCGGAGCCAACTATTATTTTTGGTTGGGAATTACCCACCGAATTCCAGGGTCTGAAAACCAATATAAAAAACCGGTTATGGGGATGTTGATCGTCCTGTTATTGTGCCTTGGTGTGTGGATGACTCCGCATTCCTTAGTGGCGAGCTTGGCGGAAGCACAAAAAATGGGTGGTACCCACCATCCTTTACTCGGGGTGTTCGGGGTGATGTCCGCAAAAATGACCGTGTCCAATATCATGATCCTCGTAACGTTTATGAGTTTCATTATGTATTGGCGGGCGGGAAAACAAGAAACCGCAGGATGGGCCAAAGCTGCCAAGGCTATTATGGGAGGCTTACTGGTTATCGCAGGTATCGCCGTCGTGGTGCTTGGGGTATGGGGATATTTTGTCCCAGCCATTATCCGTATTAATTATTTCTCGGTTGCCCAGGTGTTAATTGTGCTGTTCATCATGGTTACGTTCACCCCATTAACCGCTTTGTTAATGAAAAGTGCTAAAACGACAACGGAAATGGTGTGGGGAAAAATGCCAATTCGAGCAGGATATAGCTTGGTGCTAAATGCAGTGATGGTGATTTTGCTCATGTCCCTAATGGGATATGCACGATCATCATCTCGGGTGCACTGGCACATTTATGGCGTCATGAGAGATACCTCGGATTATGCTTATTCACCTGCGCTAGGGTATGCGGCGGCATTTATGTCCCTTAATACATTTGTATTTTGCCTGATCGTCGCGTTTATATTTTGGGTGGCGACCTTGGGTGATAAGGCCAAATCTCAGCCACCAAAGGGATCTGCCATGGAGATTCCTGGCCACACCGCTCCGGCAATGGCTGGTGGTGCACCGAGCTCAGGGGAAAAGCTTGAATAG
- a CDS encoding c-type cytochrome, whose amino-acid sequence MSEVALLQIIGMCVIGVGILILLFIKGMFLRVLGFVAMVLGVFSLIALSVPQMASLPPAVETFDLASVKSPDDLASIGQKIFFSKGQCALCHSIGPSESARCPDLNGIGAKLSAEFIYESLTQPQAYIYLDYRHDGVPKEYPAQMPHIDQDPIGLSKQEIYSVIAFLQKMSGEPISIKVEDIMETVKEAANSLKVASVSSTLTSQLQNLADR is encoded by the coding sequence ATGAGTGAAGTCGCGCTATTGCAGATAATCGGCATGTGTGTCATTGGGGTGGGTATCCTCATCCTCTTGTTTATTAAGGGCATGTTTCTTAGGGTGCTTGGTTTCGTCGCGATGGTGTTGGGAGTCTTTAGCCTAATTGCCTTGAGTGTTCCCCAAATGGCGTCCTTGCCTCCGGCGGTAGAAACCTTCGATCTTGCCAGCGTCAAAAGTCCGGATGATTTGGCCTCCATTGGGCAAAAAATATTTTTTAGCAAGGGACAATGTGCGTTATGCCATTCCATTGGACCGAGCGAATCGGCCAGATGCCCTGATTTAAATGGCATTGGAGCAAAACTGTCTGCTGAATTTATCTATGAAAGTTTAACCCAGCCTCAAGCCTATATTTATTTGGACTATAGGCACGATGGTGTTCCAAAAGAATATCCTGCTCAGATGCCCCATATCGACCAGGATCCCATAGGCTTAAGCAAGCAGGAAATTTATTCGGTTATTGCGTTTCTCCAAAAAATGAGTGGGGAGCCCATCAGTATCAAAGTTGAAGATATAATGGAAACTGTGAAAGAAGCAGCCAATTCTTTAAAGGTGGCCTCGGTCTCCTCTACACTTACATCCCAATTGCAGAATTTGGCTGATCGATAA
- a CDS encoding c-type cytochrome — translation MKGPIISGAIILAGMFIFLKFLLPLVTAPLPASLIYLYLALVLSGILIYGTMSAPSLEAMMGPIFRFLSGKGQTGAGQMARLAVLVMFPLLVGWQTYSRLVPSDLPPAENRTIHPAPPGEFVGLSNPYPKTPENIMMGKGLYAAYCSPCHGANYDGKGPAAPGFNPPPANFSDPGTIAQLQEAYLFWRIKKGGVGLPVEGMPWKSAMPRWEEELPEEFIWKIIMGEYDGAHQSPRTWEEEEE, via the coding sequence ATGAAAGGTCCTATCATTAGTGGGGCTATCATTCTTGCTGGAATGTTCATATTTTTGAAATTCCTTCTTCCGTTAGTGACGGCACCTCTTCCAGCCAGCTTAATTTACCTTTATTTGGCTCTTGTTCTGAGTGGAATTTTGATTTATGGAACCATGAGTGCGCCTTCCTTGGAGGCCATGATGGGGCCAATTTTCAGATTTTTATCGGGGAAAGGACAAACGGGAGCAGGGCAGATGGCCCGGTTGGCGGTGTTGGTTATGTTCCCTCTTCTGGTGGGGTGGCAAACGTACAGTCGACTGGTCCCTAGCGATCTTCCACCTGCCGAAAACAGGACCATTCATCCGGCCCCGCCAGGTGAATTTGTCGGCTTATCGAATCCTTATCCTAAAACCCCTGAGAATATTATGATGGGGAAAGGCCTGTATGCCGCTTATTGCTCACCCTGCCACGGAGCAAATTATGATGGAAAGGGCCCAGCGGCCCCTGGCTTTAATCCTCCTCCTGCCAACTTTAGTGATCCGGGAACTATTGCGCAATTACAAGAGGCGTATTTGTTCTGGAGAATAAAAAAAGGGGGGGTGGGTTTACCTGTAGAAGGAATGCCTTGGAAATCGGCTATGCCCAGATGGGAAGAGGAATTGCCAGAAGAGTTTATTTGGAAAATTATTATGGGTGAATATGATGGGGCACACCAATCCCCTCGGACTTGGGAAGAAGAAGAAGAATAG
- a CDS encoding ethylbenzene dehydrogenase-related protein — protein MLNGLGSLRTLSIIGLFGVLGFSSAFANEPPASDEPGSVSVRLYQLEGSLPSEDPNSSQWDTVPSSEFNLAPQVHWPPRIQEVTVKSVKVKGVHNGQELAILVEYADPTEDGADAAALEFMVGDKPAHFAHGQEMLQVEGGPVNIWFWKNESGKAVDMSAKGFKTLETQPHQDVQAKGIWQNGIWKVVFSRLLKTEDAQDVQVEEGEWRNVAFAFWDGAVVDGLVKEKGGQKAVSTWWYIRAEPSADNSIFGWVILGLALAAAFELVIVRKLRKGQPV, from the coding sequence ATGTTGAACGGACTAGGAAGCCTCAGGACACTATCCATTATTGGGCTGTTCGGGGTCCTGGGATTTTCGTCAGCTTTTGCCAATGAACCACCTGCTTCAGATGAGCCAGGAAGTGTCTCGGTTCGATTGTATCAATTAGAAGGCAGCTTGCCGTCAGAAGACCCAAATTCTTCACAATGGGATACTGTGCCTAGTTCTGAATTTAACCTGGCGCCCCAGGTGCATTGGCCTCCTAGAATCCAGGAGGTGACTGTGAAGTCGGTCAAGGTCAAAGGGGTTCATAATGGCCAAGAACTGGCTATTCTCGTGGAATATGCAGATCCTACCGAAGATGGCGCCGATGCCGCAGCACTTGAATTTATGGTGGGTGATAAACCGGCTCATTTCGCGCATGGTCAAGAAATGTTACAGGTTGAAGGGGGACCGGTAAATATTTGGTTTTGGAAAAATGAAAGTGGCAAGGCAGTTGATATGAGCGCAAAAGGGTTCAAGACCTTGGAAACCCAACCCCATCAGGATGTTCAAGCAAAAGGTATTTGGCAAAATGGTATTTGGAAAGTGGTCTTTTCCCGTTTATTGAAAACCGAGGATGCTCAGGATGTGCAAGTTGAGGAAGGCGAATGGCGTAATGTAGCATTTGCCTTTTGGGATGGGGCGGTTGTCGATGGTCTGGTAAAGGAAAAGGGGGGCCAGAAGGCCGTCTCTACTTGGTGGTATATTCGGGCAGAACCGAGTGCAGATAATTCCATTTTTGGATGGGTTATTTTAGGGTTAGCCCTCGCAGCGGCCTTTGAATTGGTGATAGTCAGAAAACTGAGAAAGGGGCAACCAGTATGA
- a CDS encoding c-type cytochrome produces the protein MKRVAGGGRDMTVIGLAVLGITFTLFSGCALFEDERTAKGRKLYNHYCSHCHGETGQQGEGFNWERMSDPRPKNLASTAEMSTFSDEEIFHTVYRDMKDTTDQKVIDDENYFAVPTMPTFKYTLSEEEIWSIVGYVRTLHGMSLSYDLETRKKELEEALQVAQQEMEATKAAYEAAAEKAEAAQAAYEETLTDEQLESYEPKEVTIPEEEVFLAANEKYETAKAAVDNFLKRPKKPQVARPDLSIAEEDRATQAKLGKQLYNDKYGCQGCHSLNDEGGVVGPALDRAGFRLNPTWVYRWILYPQAMKKHTRMPNLGISEPDAKALTYYLGTLQAPKPDNQSATSE, from the coding sequence ATGAAACGGGTAGCGGGAGGCGGTCGCGATATGACAGTCATCGGGTTGGCCGTACTCGGAATAACCTTCACGCTATTTTCTGGCTGTGCGCTTTTTGAGGATGAAAGAACGGCGAAGGGTCGAAAGCTCTATAACCACTATTGTAGTCATTGCCATGGGGAGACCGGTCAACAGGGAGAAGGATTCAATTGGGAGCGCATGTCCGACCCCCGCCCCAAAAATCTCGCATCTACTGCCGAAATGTCCACTTTCAGTGATGAGGAGATTTTCCATACCGTTTATCGGGACATGAAAGATACCACTGATCAAAAAGTTATTGATGATGAGAACTATTTTGCTGTACCAACCATGCCAACCTTTAAGTATACGTTATCGGAGGAAGAAATTTGGTCAATTGTGGGATACGTTCGAACCCTTCATGGGATGTCGCTGAGCTATGATTTGGAAACAAGAAAGAAGGAATTAGAAGAGGCATTGCAGGTGGCGCAGCAAGAGATGGAAGCCACAAAGGCCGCCTACGAGGCAGCCGCCGAAAAGGCAGAGGCTGCACAGGCAGCCTATGAAGAAACGTTAACTGATGAGCAGCTTGAAAGTTACGAACCCAAGGAAGTGACCATTCCTGAAGAAGAAGTGTTTCTTGCCGCCAATGAAAAATATGAAACGGCAAAAGCCGCCGTTGATAATTTTTTAAAACGACCGAAAAAGCCACAAGTTGCACGACCTGATCTTTCCATTGCTGAAGAAGACCGCGCGACTCAAGCTAAACTGGGAAAGCAGTTATATAATGATAAATATGGTTGCCAGGGATGTCATAGTCTCAACGATGAGGGCGGGGTGGTTGGCCCTGCATTGGATCGAGCAGGCTTTCGCCTCAATCCTACATGGGTCTATCGATGGATTCTATATCCTCAAGCCATGAAAAAACATACCAGAATGCCAAATTTGGGGATTTCAGAGCCAGATGCAAAGGCTCTCACATATTATCTCGGGACGCTCCAGGCCCCAAAGCCTGATAATCAGAGTGCCACGTCAGAATAA
- the ubiA gene encoding 4-hydroxybenzoate octaprenyltransferase, whose product MPSSVAFANLIRLFNQTGTLLLLFPTLWSLFLASEGWPSLKLLIIFILGSFLMRSAGVIMNDLADRSFDREVQRTRHRPLASGQLAPSQAIAFLVVLLGLAAILLLFLNPLTLALSPVALVLAGVYPFCKRFIHFPQFVLGLAFGWGGVLAWAAVRNELDLSAWVLFAATVCWAMVYDTIYAIQDKDDDQRIGVKSTAILFGSFTWLGVGIAALIMLGCLALVARINHLGVEYSFTLVGVAVILGYQVLLLRSKISGKKALSLFKQHIWVGVLILGGILMGL is encoded by the coding sequence ATGCCTTCTTCCGTTGCATTTGCCAATCTAATCCGGTTGTTCAATCAAACAGGGACTCTACTTTTACTCTTTCCCACGCTTTGGTCCCTGTTTCTTGCTTCGGAGGGTTGGCCCAGCCTTAAACTTCTTATAATTTTTATTTTGGGATCATTCCTCATGCGAAGTGCGGGAGTGATTATGAATGACCTGGCAGACCGATCATTCGATCGGGAAGTCCAACGGACACGGCACCGCCCCCTCGCTTCCGGCCAATTAGCCCCTTCCCAAGCAATAGCATTTTTGGTCGTCTTGCTTGGGCTAGCAGCCATTTTGTTGTTGTTCTTGAATCCCCTGACGCTTGCTTTGAGTCCTGTGGCATTGGTGCTTGCTGGGGTATACCCCTTCTGCAAGCGTTTCATCCATTTTCCCCAATTTGTTTTGGGCTTAGCATTTGGGTGGGGGGGCGTCTTGGCGTGGGCTGCTGTTCGCAACGAGTTGGACCTTTCGGCCTGGGTTCTTTTTGCAGCAACGGTATGTTGGGCGATGGTCTACGATACGATATATGCCATCCAGGATAAAGATGATGACCAAAGGATTGGAGTCAAATCCACCGCCATTCTCTTTGGATCCTTCACCTGGCTTGGGGTGGGAATTGCCGCTTTGATTATGCTGGGGTGCTTGGCCTTGGTCGCCAGAATCAATCATCTGGGAGTTGAATATTCTTTCACCTTAGTGGGAGTAGCCGTCATATTGGGCTATCAAGTCCTTCTTCTCCGCTCAAAGATTTCAGGCAAGAAAGCCTTGTCTTTATTCAAACAACATATCTGGGTTGGGGTTCTTATTTTAGGAGGAATTTTGATGGGCCTTTGA
- a CDS encoding DUF2914 domain-containing protein: MGDRVKHIFRGIGLLIGLAGTPLLAQADFLVKTVVLSKEVNKRTPQGIFLPPAYCEKDKNGQAAIPMVQTSKTSHVIFWTKIEATTTGKIRHSWHHKTDGTWTKISEVDIPIQPSPGYRMWTRKTLYPDLHTGEWMIVVAPSKEPDRILCIARFTVK; the protein is encoded by the coding sequence GTGGGTGATCGAGTAAAACACATATTTAGGGGAATCGGGCTCCTAATCGGTTTGGCAGGTACACCCCTACTGGCACAGGCTGACTTTCTGGTTAAGACTGTCGTGTTATCCAAGGAAGTGAACAAGAGAACCCCACAGGGAATATTCTTGCCTCCGGCGTATTGCGAAAAGGATAAAAACGGGCAAGCGGCCATTCCAATGGTTCAAACTTCAAAAACCTCCCACGTGATATTTTGGACCAAAATCGAAGCAACCACAACAGGAAAGATTCGTCACAGTTGGCATCACAAAACCGACGGAACATGGACAAAAATTTCAGAAGTGGATATCCCTATTCAGCCCTCTCCAGGCTATCGCATGTGGACCAGAAAAACACTATATCCGGATTTACACACCGGCGAATGGATGATCGTGGTCGCCCCTTCCAAAGAACCGGATCGAATCCTCTGTATCGCACGATTTACGGTGAAGTAA